A section of the Quatrionicoccus australiensis genome encodes:
- a CDS encoding class I SAM-dependent methyltransferase: MNIKASIRIEALAPEFSDAVAALADVLDLPLGEDADFALQLGDAGLQLQELGADAAGPVRVDFLEGAMAHRRQQGGGAGQMIAKAVGIQSGIRPAVFDATAGLGRDAFVLAQLGCDVVLTERHPVIAALLADGLQRALLDAEVGPIVQRMHLKKGNAIELMAAWQGEPPQVIYLDPMFPHRDKSSLVKKEMRLFRPLVGNDDDAPQLLAAALDLATHRVVVKRPRKAPGVRGQTPSYVLEGKSSRFDIYTKKALKLRD; this comes from the coding sequence ATGAATATCAAGGCAAGCATTCGTATCGAAGCACTGGCGCCGGAATTTTCCGACGCAGTTGCGGCATTGGCTGATGTGCTTGATTTGCCGCTGGGCGAAGATGCTGATTTTGCCCTGCAACTGGGTGATGCCGGCCTGCAACTGCAGGAGCTTGGCGCAGATGCGGCAGGCCCGGTGCGCGTCGATTTTCTCGAAGGAGCAATGGCGCATCGTCGCCAGCAAGGCGGTGGTGCTGGCCAGATGATTGCCAAGGCGGTGGGCATCCAGTCCGGTATTCGGCCGGCTGTTTTCGATGCCACGGCCGGTCTGGGGCGTGATGCTTTTGTGCTTGCCCAGCTTGGCTGCGATGTGGTGCTGACTGAGCGCCATCCGGTCATTGCGGCCTTGCTTGCCGACGGTCTGCAACGCGCTTTGCTGGATGCCGAAGTCGGTCCAATCGTGCAGCGCATGCACCTGAAAAAGGGTAATGCGATCGAGTTGATGGCGGCATGGCAGGGCGAACCACCGCAGGTCATTTATCTTGACCCGATGTTTCCGCATCGCGACAAAAGCTCTCTGGTGAAGAAGGAAATGCGCCTGTTCCGGCCTTTGGTGGGAAATGATGATGATGCGCCGCAACTTCTGGCTGCCGCGCTCGATCTGGCGACACACCGGGTTGTCGTCAAACGGCCGCGCAAGGCGCCTGGCGTACGTGGGCAAACGCCGAGCTACGTGCTCGAGGGCAAGTCCAGTCGCTTCGATATTTACACCAAAAAAGCATTGAAGCTTCGGGACTGA
- a CDS encoding CZB domain-containing protein, protein MEEVIAGSALKSFIELAKVDHLVFKFRIYLGLFGLENIAPSSVASHKTCRLGKWYYEGEGHDCFSKLPGYREIEAPHVDVHKFGIAALEAKGFGDMDAMLRHVEAMESASLRVVDNLQLMAGKASAEHALGSHRQGS, encoded by the coding sequence ATGGAAGAAGTCATCGCCGGCAGCGCCCTGAAGAGTTTTATCGAGCTGGCGAAGGTCGACCATCTGGTCTTCAAGTTCCGCATCTATCTCGGGCTGTTCGGCCTGGAAAACATCGCCCCCAGCTCCGTCGCCTCACACAAGACCTGCCGGCTCGGCAAATGGTATTACGAAGGTGAGGGACACGACTGTTTCAGCAAACTACCTGGCTATCGCGAAATCGAAGCACCTCACGTCGACGTCCATAAATTCGGCATCGCCGCCCTTGAGGCAAAAGGATTCGGTGACATGGACGCCATGCTGCGCCACGTCGAAGCGATGGAAAGTGCCAGCCTGCGCGTTGTAGACAACCTGCAACTGATGGCGGGAAAAGCCAGTGCCGAACATGCACTAGGCAGCCATCGTCAGGGCAGCTAA
- a CDS encoding sensor histidine kinase — protein MSNLSGSETERSLFGEILDWMLAPLLFVWPLSIAFTHYFANNVANFPYDQALREHVAAIARQVKLVGGKPVLTLPASARALLRADETDSVYFHVVTQDGKLLAGDKELPMPPVDIAGDSPFSGEIYLRDADYNGQDLRMAYTYLADAQLPRERWIVVEVAETTEKRTQLANKIVASVILPQFIIIPLAVMLVWFGLSRGLRPLTRLRQMIETREPADLSPIATRRVPEELEPLVEAFNAMLERMKKNVEAQQRFVADAAHQMRTPLTGLKTQAQFAMRETDPAALRHALRQIATGVDRAGRLVNQLLTLARTEGGEPAQQKHEPLDLALLVREVVEDWVMQAIEKGIDLGYEADGEAMIVGNAFLLRELAKNLVDNALRYTPSGGHVTCRILANQATVLLEVEDDGVGISEEQAELVFERFYRVDDATTEGSGLGLAIVQEIAMQHGSRASLRPNPRGHGAVAHVLFAAWQPPPPPPPEPDDYSELYRQSPPIGT, from the coding sequence TTGAGCAATCTCTCCGGCAGCGAAACCGAGCGTTCCCTTTTTGGCGAAATCCTTGACTGGATGCTGGCGCCGCTGCTTTTTGTCTGGCCGCTCAGCATCGCCTTCACGCATTACTTCGCCAACAACGTCGCCAACTTTCCCTACGACCAGGCGCTGCGTGAGCATGTTGCGGCGATAGCCCGCCAGGTCAAGCTGGTCGGCGGCAAGCCGGTGCTGACTCTGCCGGCGTCGGCGCGCGCGTTGTTGCGGGCGGACGAGACAGACAGCGTCTATTTTCATGTCGTGACGCAGGATGGCAAGTTGCTCGCGGGTGACAAGGAATTGCCGATGCCGCCGGTCGATATTGCCGGCGACTCGCCATTCTCCGGTGAAATCTATCTGCGCGATGCCGACTATAACGGCCAGGATCTGCGGATGGCCTATACCTATCTGGCCGACGCCCAGTTGCCGCGTGAGCGCTGGATCGTGGTCGAAGTTGCCGAAACCACCGAAAAACGCACGCAGCTTGCCAACAAGATTGTTGCCAGCGTGATCCTGCCGCAATTCATCATCATTCCGCTCGCCGTCATGCTGGTCTGGTTCGGCCTGTCGCGCGGCTTGCGGCCGTTGACCCGGTTGCGCCAGATGATTGAGACACGCGAGCCGGCGGATCTTTCGCCGATCGCAACGCGGCGGGTGCCGGAAGAATTGGAGCCGCTGGTCGAGGCTTTCAATGCCATGCTCGAGCGCATGAAGAAAAACGTCGAGGCGCAGCAGCGCTTCGTGGCTGATGCGGCGCATCAGATGCGTACCCCGCTGACCGGTCTCAAGACACAGGCCCAGTTCGCGATGCGGGAAACCGATCCGGCGGCATTGCGGCATGCCCTGCGCCAGATTGCCACCGGTGTCGATCGGGCCGGGCGTCTGGTCAACCAGTTGCTGACCCTGGCGCGCACCGAGGGTGGTGAACCGGCACAACAAAAGCATGAGCCACTTGATCTTGCCTTGCTGGTCAGGGAAGTGGTCGAAGACTGGGTCATGCAGGCCATCGAGAAGGGCATTGATCTCGGCTACGAGGCAGACGGTGAGGCGATGATCGTCGGCAACGCTTTCCTGTTGCGCGAACTGGCCAAGAACCTGGTCGACAATGCCCTGCGCTATACGCCTTCCGGGGGGCATGTCACCTGTCGGATCCTGGCCAATCAGGCGACGGTTCTGCTCGAGGTTGAAGATGATGGCGTCGGGATCAGCGAGGAACAGGCGGAACTGGTTTTCGAGCGTTTCTACCGCGTTGATGATGCAACGACCGAAGGCAGCGGTCTCGGTTTGGCCATTGTTCAGGAGATCGCCATGCAGCACGGCTCGCGTGCCAGTTTGCGGCCCAATCCGCGTGGCCATGGGGCCGTGGCCCATGTGCTCTTTGCCGCCTGGCAGCCGCCACCGCCACCACCGCCGGAGCCGGATGACTATTCCGAGCTCTATCGTCAGTCGCCTCCGATCGGGACCTAA